From Constrictibacter sp. MBR-5:
CCCCGGCGCCTATGACGCCGTCAGCGCCAAGCTGATCGAGCGGGCGGGCTTCCCCGTCGCCTACATCGGCAGCTACGCCACCGCAGCCAGCGAACTCGGCCTTCCGGACGTGGGCATTCTGACGCGTGACGATCTGGTCCGGAGGGCTGCGACTGTGGCGGCGGCGGTCGGTGTTCCGGTGTTTGCGGACGCCGAGAACGGCTTTGCGAACGCTGCGAATATCTGGCGGACCGTCGAGGCGTCGCACACCCGCAGGCGCGGGCGGCTGTACCGCTACTATGTCAGCCAGACGGTGCTGAAGCAGGGGGCTGAGGCGTGTCCGGTACGGCGGGTGCCGGCAGGTCAGATCGAGGCGGCGGTGGTCGACCAGCTGAGCGCGGTGTTCCGCCAGCCGGAGATCGTCGTCGGCGCGTGGCATCAAGCCCGGACGCAGGAGGCCACCCTCCCTGAAGCGGAGGTGCGGCTCGCACTGCAGCGGCTGGATCCGCTTTGGACGCGCTGTTCCCGGCGGAGCAGGCGCGCATCGTGCATCTGCTGGTCGACCGCGTGGACGTGAGCCTCGACGGGATCGACATCCGGCTCAGGTTGGAGGGGTTGGAGCATCTGGTCGGTGAGCTGGCGGCGCGCCAGACACGGAAAGCGGCATGAACGCCACCCTCTCCGCCGACGGGCGCACGCTCACCGTGCGGGTGCCGATGACGATCCGGAAGCGCGGTGGGCGCAAGCTGGTGGTGGCGCCCGAGGGTGCCGAGTGGGCGCCGGAGCGGCCGCAAGTGGACAGTGCGCTGGTGAAGGCGCGCGCGCACCGCTGGCGGCGCATGCTGGAGACGGGGGTGAATGCGACGATCGGCGAGATCGCGGCGGCGGAGCGGATCAACCCCTCCTACGCCAGCCGGGTGCTGCGGCTGACGCTGCTGGCGCCGGAGATCGTCGAAGCGATCCTGGACGGGCGGCAGGGGCCGGAGGTCACGCTTGACCGGTTGCTCAGGCCGTTCCCGGTGGAGTGGGAGAGGCAGCGTTGGGAACTGAGCGGTCACACTTGCCCTTCTGGCTACCGCGCATAGTGTGGCGGCGCCACGAAACGCAGGATATCGGAGGAACCATGGCGAAGAAGCAGACGGCCGCGAAGGCAGGTGAGGCGGGTTCGACCGAGAAGAAGGTGAACCCGGCGCTGATGAAGCCGCTTCAGCCGTCGAAGGAACTTGCTGCCGTCGTCGGTTCCGATCCCCTGCCACGCCCGCAGGTCGTCAAGAAGCTCTGGGAGTACATCAAGAAGCACGATCTCCAGAATCCGGAGAACCGCCGGGAGATCAGGAGCGACGAGAAGCTGCGGGGCGTGTTCGGGAAGGACAAGGTCACGATGTTCGAGATGAACAAGTACGTCGCCCAGCATTTGAAATAGGCTGCGGGTTCCGCCGTGTCTTTCCCGGAGGTCGAGGGCGTTGGCGGTCGAGGGTATGCTCTCGGCGAAGTTCAAGCCCCTTCGCGGAGCGCACGAAGCTGGCAGCTGGGTTCGTTCGGGCCGCAGTGGTTCGTCC
This genomic window contains:
- a CDS encoding isocitrate lyase/phosphoenolpyruvate mutase family protein — its product is MNAQQHRRTLRAALDTGDTLVAPGAYDAVSAKLIERAGFPVAYIGSYATAASELGLPDVGILTRDDLVRRAATVAAAVGVPVFADAENGFANAANIWRTVEASHTRRRGRLYRYYVSQTVLKQGAEACPVRRVPAGQIEAAVVDQLSAVFRQPEIVVGAWHQARTQEATLPEAEVRLALQRLDPLWTRCSRRSRRASCICWSTAWT
- a CDS encoding SWIB/MDM2 domain-containing protein, with protein sequence MAKKQTAAKAGEAGSTEKKVNPALMKPLQPSKELAAVVGSDPLPRPQVVKKLWEYIKKHDLQNPENRREIRSDEKLRGVFGKDKVTMFEMNKYVAQHLK